GGCATGGAAGGCCTCTCCCTCGCGACACAGATCCATGAGTGCCTCTGAGCCGGGGACCTGCCGCAGAAGGACACCGTTGACCGCCGGCGACCGGTATTGGAGATCTCGCAGGGCACCGACGTACGCACGGACCCGTCCGCGGGCGTCCGAGATGGTCCGGGCGTGGCCGATGATCTCCAACAGCTCCTTCGCGGCGACGTCGTCGATGACCGCATCGACCAGCCCCGCGCGCCCGCCGAACCGGTTGAAGATGGTCGCCTTGCTCACCTTCGCTGCCGCAGCCACGTCCTCGAGCGGCGCGGAGAGTCCACGGTCGGCGAACACCTCCGCTGCCGCCACCCGGATCCGGTCGACGTTGCGCCGCGCATCTGAGCGCAGCGTCGACGGTGCACCTGCGTCGGTCATCACTCACCCCCGGTTGCCAGACAACTTGACCAGTCAGGTCAAGTTCTTGCACCATGATAGCGGCAAGAAATTGACCCACCAGGTCAATTTAGGATTCACAGGCGGGAAGGACCCCATGATCATCGTGACCGGAGCGACCGGGACCCTCAACGGACTCACTGTCGAGCACCTCCTGCAGCGGATCCCGGCAGAACAGGTCGGCGTCAGCGTCCGCGACCCGTCTCGCGCGGTCCACCTCGCGCGCCGTGGCGTACGCGTGCGACAGGGAAGCTACGACGACCCGGCAGCCCTGCGGCATTCCTTCGCCGACGCAGAACAGGTGCTCCTGGTCTCCTCCAGCGACATCTCGGCCGACGTCGTCGCTCAGCACCGGAGGGCCATCGACGCCGCCGTCACCGCTGGTGCGCAGCGGATCCTCTACACCAGCACGTTCGGAGCAGGCCTCGACACTCCCTACCCTCCCCTGGCGATACACGCCGCCACCGAGCAGCACCTCGCCGACTCGGGCGTCCCGTGGACCGCTCTTCGCAACGGCTTCTACGGAGACCTGGGGCAGCTGCTCGGCCCATGGCAGAGCACGAGGACGGTCGCCAAGCCGGCCGACGGACCGTTCGCCTGGGTCGATCGTCACGACGCAGCCGAGGCTGCGGCCGCAGTGCTCACCGGCGATGTCACGTTCGACGGCCCCGTCGACCTGATCCCGCCTCAGCCGACCAGCCTGACCGCCTTCGCCGAAGCAGCCTCAGATCTCACCGGACAGCACATCGAGCGCACCGTCGTCGACGACGAGACATGGGTGGCCGACGAGGTCGCGGCCGGCATGCCCGAACCGGCCGCACGCTTCACGCTGTCGATGTTCCAGGCCACCCGGAGCGGACACTTCACCCACGGCGACTCGACGTTGACCCAGCTGCTCGGCCGCGAGCCCCACGACGCCCGAGCGCTGCTCGCCGAGCAGATCGGTCGGTGAGGCCCCCCGCCGCTAACGCGGCATGACTCCGAGCAGCGCAGCGGTGATGACGGTCCGCAACGTGTCAGGCAGGTCCAGATGGAGCGCCCGCAGATCGGGCTCGTCGGCGTAGGCGGCGGAGACGCTGGGTGGCGGCGGGTCGTACGCCGCCAGCGCACCCGCCGAGATCAGGCTCATCACACAAAAGGTCTCGGCGCCGTCGCCCGACTCGGGCAGATGGCGACGTACGAGCTCGACCATCATGGAGACCTTGGCCATCGCCGCGCGCTTGTGGCGCTTGACCATCTCGACCGAGATGTTGTGCTCGAGCACGCCGCCCTGGGCGCCGACGAGATCACAGAGCACCCGCCGCTCGGCCAACGACCGGCCGAGGATCTCGGCGAGCCGACCCGCCCGCACCTCGGGTGACGCAGCCGGGTCGATGCCTTTGTCGAGCTCCGCGGTCAGCTCGTCGAGCCAGGCGCCCAAGAAGTCATCGAGCAGCTCGAGCAGCACCGCCTCGCGCGACTCGAAGTAGCGCAGCACGTTGGACTTGGCCAGCCCCACGCGGCGACTCAGCTCGTTGAGGCTGACCTCGGCCACAGGCATCTCGTCGAGCATCGCCGCGGCCGTGTCCAGGATCGCCCGGCGGCGGATCTCACGCTGCTCGTCGCTTCGCGCTCGTTGGAAGGTCACCCCGTCACCGTACCTTAAAGACCGCCGGTCCCTTGACATCAGACCATCGGTCTCTTAAATTGGGAGCAGTAACAGACCGATGGTTCTTTAGGAGTGGACATGAGTGAGACCTGGACCGAGCAACACATCCCCGACCAGCAGGGCAGGGTCGCGGTCGTGACCGGCGCCAACACCGGACTCGGCTTCGAGACGGCCCGCATGCTCGCCGAGCACGGAGCCCACGTGGTGATGGCCGTACGCGACGCGGAGAAGGGCAAGCAGGCGGCCGCCCGCATCGACGGCGACGTCAGCGTGCAGGTGCTCGACCTGTCCTCCCTGGACTCGATCCGCTCCGCGGCGGCAGACCTGCGCGCCGGCCACCCCCGGATCGACCTCCTGATCAACAACGCCGGCGTGATGTACACCCCGAAGCAGACCACCGCCGACGGATTCGAGATGCAGTTCGGCACCAACCACCTCGGCCATTTCGCCTTCACCGGGCTGCTGCTCGACCAGCTCCTCCCGGTGCCCGGATCCCGGGTCGTCACGGTCAGCAGCGTCGGCCACCGCATCCGCGCCGACATCCACTTCGACGACCTGCAGTGGGAGCGTTCCTACGCTCCCGTCGCCGCGTACGGCCAGGCCAAGCTCGCCAACCTGATGTTCACCTACGAGCTCCAGCGCCGACTCGCGTCGCGCGGCACCACCATCGCGACGGCCGCGCACCCCGGCGTCTCCAACACCGAGCTCGCGCGCAACATGCCGGCCGCACTGCGCCTGCCCTTCACCTGGCTCGCGCCGCTTCTCACCCAGTCACCCGCGATGGGCGCACTCCCCACCCTCCGCGCCGCCACCGACCCCGCCGTCTTCGGCGGTCAGTACTACGGACCCAGCGGCACGGGCGAAGTCCGTGGCCATCCGGAGCTGGTGACCTCGAGCCCCGCCTCGCGCGACATCGCGACCCAGCAACGACTGTGGGCCGTCTCCGAGGAGCTCACCGGCGTACGTTTCCCGCTCGACGACTGAACTCCGTGACACCGATGTCCGCGTCCGGCCGGAGCGAGCCGGCCGCATGCCCCATCAACAGCTTGGGGTGATAGGACCAGGCGAACCAGGGAGCGACGGCGGAGGGGCCGAGCGCACGGTCGAGAACGAGACCGCCTGCGGTCAGCGCCAGTCCCAGCCCTCGTCTGTTGGCCGGGAAACGTCGGATGATGGCAGTGGAGAGCACCATGTAGCCGTACTGCGCCAACGCCCAGGTCGCCACATCGTCGCGCTCGCCGACGCGGCGGTCCGCCCAGGCCACCAGGAAGGGATGCCCGTGCAGAGCGGCGAACGTGAGGTGTTCCTTCTCCCCCTGGCCGGCGCGCTCGTACCATCGGACAGACGCGCGGGTGTTGTTCACATACGCACCTCCGACCAGGTCCGCGGCCATCGCAGCCATGACCATGGTCGAACCTCGACCCACACCTCCGCGCCTCGCCCAGACAGCGGCCCCGACCGTTCCGATGACCGCGGATCCCAGGGCGATCGTCGTATCCGCACGAGTGGCTTCGGGCCCCACCAGATTCGCCCAGCCGCGCCTGACGGATTCTGCCCAGATGCTCATCGATCGCCTCCAGAGACGTTGCAGATCGTCAGGGCTCGGGACATGCTCTGGACGGACAACCCCTCCGAACCCGCGGCTGAGGCCCGCACCCGACGTAACTAGAATCTACACACCCGAAGGAAGGCGGAGACGTGACCGCGATCGCTGACCATGACTCCTACATCGCCGCGGCGCCGGAGGCGTTCCGTCCGGTCCTCAACCGCATCCGGGACCTTCTGCGCGAGGCCCTACCCGACGCGGAGGAGATGATGGCCTACCAGATGCCGGGGTTCCGGATCGGCGACACCGTCGTCGCGAGCTACGCCGCGTTCAGCAAGCAGATCGGGCTCTACCTTCTCGCCCCCGCGATCTCAGCGCACGCCGAAGAGATCGCGGCCGCGGGCCTCAAGGCCAGCAAGACCGGCATCACCTTTCCACCGCGAAAGCCGATCCCGGACGATCTCGTCACCCGACTCGCCCACGCATCCAGCCGGCACGCCGACGACTGATGCCGCGACCCGTGCCTGCTTGAAGACGAGCAGGCGATGGTTGGCCGCATCCGATGCCACCCACCCGGACAAGCGCTGAGGAATGCAAAACCCTTAGGGAGGGGCCGGATCATACGTTTAAGCGGAACATCACAGGCGGAGGTCTGCCCGCATCGCTGGGTGTCCAGTCTCTTTGAACCCTGCCCGCTCGTACATTTCACGTCCGTCGACTGTGGCTAGCAATTCGGCTCGCTCCACCCCACTGGCCTGCGCCCACGCCATCACGGCGTCGAACGCGGCCCGTCCATGACCGCGCCCGCGCGCGTCGGGAGCGGTGCTGACGTTGCTCACCAGTATGTCGCTACCACGAGGGGCCGACGGAGAGGGAGCCGCATCACGGATCGTGCCCAGCGCGCACGAGACCACCCGACCGGCGACTTCCACAACGACGATCCGACAACGCGGATCGTCCAGCCTGTCGGCAAACCACGTACGCGCGTTGCGCTGCCACTCACTCGACTCAGCCAGAACGCTCATGGCAGCGAACATCTCAGCACGTAGCGAGACGACGGTGTCCAGATCTCGCTCTTCAGCTGTGCGGACGATTCGGTTCGAGCTCACGAGGCCTGACGGATCGGCTCGATCGCAGCGACCTGCCCGGCGACACGGTCCTGAGCAATCTCCAGGTCGTACCGCGTCTGCAGGTTGAGCCAGAACTGAGGGTCGATGCCGAAGTATCGCCCCAGACGCAACGCCGTGTCGGCAGTGATGGCGCGCTTGCCGTGGACGATCTCGTTGATCCGCCTTGGCGGCACACCGATCGACACCGCCAACTTGTTCTGCGTGATGCCGAACCCGGCGATGAAGTCCTCCATCAGGACCTCCCCCGGATGGATCGGCGGGTAGAGCTTCTCAGACATCATCCCTCCTCAGTGATAGTCCACGATCTCGACGTCTTCAGCGCCAGCACCTGTCCAACGGAAGCAGATCCGCCATTGGTCGTTGATGCGGATGCGGTGTTGTCCAGACCGGTCTCCCTTGAGCGCTTCCAGGCGATTGCCGGGCGGAACCCGCAGCGCCTCCAGCACCGTGGCAGCGTCCAGCAGGTGCAGCTTCCTGTTCGCTGTCTTGTGGATTCGCGGATCAAGTCGCTTCGCCGGTTCGCGACGCCATACGCGCTCGGTGTCGCGGTCAGCGAAGGATCTGATCACAAGGCCAGAATATAACGCAGAGCGTCAATAACGCTAGACGTTAAACCGGAACTCCACGACGTCACCGTCGGCCATGACGTAGTCCTTGCCCTCCATGCGCACCTTGCCGAGGTCGCGGGCCTTGTTGACGGAGCCGGCGGCGATGAGGTCGTCGTAGGAGACGATCTCGGCCTTGATGAAGCCCTTCTGGAAGTCGGTGTGGATGACACCGGCGGCCTCGGGGGCGGTGGCGCCCTGGGGGATCTCCCAGGCGCGGACCTCCTTGGGGCCGGCCGTCAGGTAGGTCTGCAGGCCGAGGGTGTCGAAGCCGACGCGGGCGAGGATGTCGAGGCCGGGCTCGTCGACGCCGGCGTCGGCGAGGAACTCGCGGGCCTCGTCCTCGTCGAGCTCGACGAGCTCGGCCTCGAACTTGGCGTCGAGGAAGATCGCCTCGGCGGGAGCGACCAGCTCGCGCATCTGCGTCTTCAGCGCCTCGTCGGCGAGCTCGTCGGAGTCGCAGTTGAACACGAAGATGTAGGGCTTGGCGGTGAGCAGCATCAGCTCGCGGATCAGCGCCCGGTCGATCGTGGTGGCGATGATCGGGGTGCCGGCCTCGAGGGCCTCCTTGACCTCCTGCGCGGCGGCGAGGTTGGCCTTGAGGTCGGGCTGCTTGCGCGACTCCTTCTCCAGCCGCGGGATCGCCTTCTCGACCGTCTCGAGGTCGGCGAGGATCAGCTCGGTCTGGATGGTGGAGATGTCGTTGGCCGGCTCGACCTCGCCGTCGACGTGAGTGACGTCGTCGTCGCGGAAGACGCGGGTGACCTGGCAGATCGCGTCGGACTCACGGATGTGGGAGAGGAACTTGTTGCCCAGACCCTCGCCCTGCGAGGCGCCGCGCACGATGCCGGCGATGTCGACGAACTGCACCGTGGCCGGCAGCAGCTTCTGGGATCCGTAGATCTTCGCCAGCTCCGGCAGCCTCTCGTCGGGGACCCCGACGACACCGACGTTGGGCTCGATCGTGGCGAACGGGTAGTTCGCCGCGAGAACGTCATTCTTGGTCAGTGCGTTGAAGAGGGTCGACTTGCCCGCGTTGGGAAGTCCCACGATGCCGATGGTGAGTGCCACGATCGACAATCCTAGAGTCGTACGCCGCCATCCCCCGAAACGCGGACGGATCTGCGCCGGGCCAGGCAGACTCCGGGTTGTGAGCGAACTTCCCGACACCGATCTTCCCGGCACCGGTCTCCCGGCAGGATTCCGCTTCGGCGCCAGCACGGCCGCCTATCAGATCGAGGGGGCGGCCGACGAGGACGGTCGTGGGCCGTCGGTGTGGGACACGTTCTGCGCCGAACTCGGCCGGATCATCGACCACAGCAGCGGCGCCGTGGCCTGCGACCACTACCACCGGCTCGAGGACGACATCGCGCTCATGGCGCGGCTCGGGCTCGATGCGTACCGCTTCTCGATCTCGTGGTCGCGAGTGCTGCCCACCGGCGCGGGCGAGATCAACCAGCAGGGCCTCGACTTCTACGACCGGCTCGTCGACGGGCTGCTCGAGCGCGGCATCGAGCCGATGGCGACCCTGTTCCACTGGGACACGCCGCAGGCGCTGCAGGACGCTCACGGAGGCTGGCTGGGCCGCGAGACGGCGCAGGGGTTCGGGGACTACGCAGCCGTGGTGGCCGAACGCC
The sequence above is drawn from the Nocardioides albertanoniae genome and encodes:
- a CDS encoding type II toxin-antitoxin system RelE/ParE family toxin gives rise to the protein MIRSFADRDTERVWRREPAKRLDPRIHKTANRKLHLLDAATVLEALRVPPGNRLEALKGDRSGQHRIRINDQWRICFRWTGAGAEDVEIVDYH
- a CDS encoding HigA family addiction module antitoxin, with the translated sequence MMSEKLYPPIHPGEVLMEDFIAGFGITQNKLAVSIGVPPRRINEIVHGKRAITADTALRLGRYFGIDPQFWLNLQTRYDLEIAQDRVAGQVAAIEPIRQAS
- a CDS encoding TetR/AcrR family transcriptional regulator, which encodes MTFQRARSDEQREIRRRAILDTAAAMLDEMPVAEVSLNELSRRVGLAKSNVLRYFESREAVLLELLDDFLGAWLDELTAELDKGIDPAASPEVRAGRLAEILGRSLAERRVLCDLVGAQGGVLEHNISVEMVKRHKRAAMAKVSMMVELVRRHLPESGDGAETFCVMSLISAGALAAYDPPPPSVSAAYADEPDLRALHLDLPDTLRTVITAALLGVMPR
- a CDS encoding TetR/AcrR family transcriptional regulator — protein: MTDAGAPSTLRSDARRNVDRIRVAAAEVFADRGLSAPLEDVAAAAKVSKATIFNRFGGRAGLVDAVIDDVAAKELLEIIGHARTISDARGRVRAYVGALRDLQYRSPAVNGVLLRQVPGSEALMDLCREGEAFHAELVAQGRAAGVLADEVTAGDLHALTVDGALALEHGGRPPRADYDRRTGFILDGICRPG
- a CDS encoding NAD(P)H-binding protein: MIIVTGATGTLNGLTVEHLLQRIPAEQVGVSVRDPSRAVHLARRGVRVRQGSYDDPAALRHSFADAEQVLLVSSSDISADVVAQHRRAIDAAVTAGAQRILYTSTFGAGLDTPYPPLAIHAATEQHLADSGVPWTALRNGFYGDLGQLLGPWQSTRTVAKPADGPFAWVDRHDAAEAAAAVLTGDVTFDGPVDLIPPQPTSLTAFAEAASDLTGQHIERTVVDDETWVADEVAAGMPEPAARFTLSMFQATRSGHFTHGDSTLTQLLGREPHDARALLAEQIGR
- a CDS encoding iron chaperone; this encodes MTAIADHDSYIAAAPEAFRPVLNRIRDLLREALPDAEEMMAYQMPGFRIGDTVVASYAAFSKQIGLYLLAPAISAHAEEIAAAGLKASKTGITFPPRKPIPDDLVTRLAHASSRHADD
- the ychF gene encoding redox-regulated ATPase YchF; the encoded protein is MALTIGIVGLPNAGKSTLFNALTKNDVLAANYPFATIEPNVGVVGVPDERLPELAKIYGSQKLLPATVQFVDIAGIVRGASQGEGLGNKFLSHIRESDAICQVTRVFRDDDVTHVDGEVEPANDISTIQTELILADLETVEKAIPRLEKESRKQPDLKANLAAAQEVKEALEAGTPIIATTIDRALIRELMLLTAKPYIFVFNCDSDELADEALKTQMRELVAPAEAIFLDAKFEAELVELDEDEAREFLADAGVDEPGLDILARVGFDTLGLQTYLTAGPKEVRAWEIPQGATAPEAAGVIHTDFQKGFIKAEIVSYDDLIAAGSVNKARDLGKVRMEGKDYVMADGDVVEFRFNV
- a CDS encoding GNAT family N-acetyltransferase yields the protein MSVLAESSEWQRNARTWFADRLDDPRCRIVVVEVAGRVVSCALGTIRDAAPSPSAPRGSDILVSNVSTAPDARGRGHGRAAFDAVMAWAQASGVERAELLATVDGREMYERAGFKETGHPAMRADLRL
- a CDS encoding SDR family NAD(P)-dependent oxidoreductase; protein product: MSETWTEQHIPDQQGRVAVVTGANTGLGFETARMLAEHGAHVVMAVRDAEKGKQAAARIDGDVSVQVLDLSSLDSIRSAAADLRAGHPRIDLLINNAGVMYTPKQTTADGFEMQFGTNHLGHFAFTGLLLDQLLPVPGSRVVTVSSVGHRIRADIHFDDLQWERSYAPVAAYGQAKLANLMFTYELQRRLASRGTTIATAAHPGVSNTELARNMPAALRLPFTWLAPLLTQSPAMGALPTLRAATDPAVFGGQYYGPSGTGEVRGHPELVTSSPASRDIATQQRLWAVSEELTGVRFPLDD